The DNA window ACAGGTCGCCACTTGCCTCAATGCCGCCGGTCGTGCCGCCGTCGGGTCATCCACCGTCGTTACTCCCGTAGCCCTGTGAGAGAGAGGAACGTGAGAGACAgagtgaggagagaggaacgTGGAGTTTTTATTATTGGGCCTTCACTTTTCAGATTTGAAGTTTAATATACAACCTCGTTGTCGTGGGTATAAACCCTTCCCGCCTTTGTCCCTGACTAAAACCGGGCCCGCCCCGAATCTCCTGCATCACTGCTTCGtgacatttttttgtttattcttatgtttataagataaaatttaaatttttaaccttaattttagagttgattttaagttttttcatctagtttatttttcagctataTCTTTTAGTTTGGTATGAActcgtatataaaaaatttatttataaattattttttataagtgtactatttcaactttttttcCTTACAAATCGAAAAGGTGAACATCCAGAGAACCCAGAACCCGGTAATAATAGCATTCTTCTTCCCAAGAGGCCAAGACGCACGAAACTGCGGGTGCGAGCCGGAGAGAAGCCCCGCCCCGTAGGCACGGTGTGGAGGGGATCCTCTCCTCCCCATGCGGCCTGGCCTCCTCATAGCAAAGCAGGTTTGGATCAGTGGCGACGCCCTCCATATCTCTTCTGTTCGATTCAATTCGATTCGTCCaatcaccccccccccccataaCTCCGTCGGCCGTCACTCCTCCTCTTCGGCTCGGCGCTTAGCGGTTCCCCCACGCCTCCGCCCCTGCTCAGTGCGACAGTGCCTGGCCTCTGCCGCCACCCCTGCTAGGGTTGCCATATGCCGatgcattttatttatatttactgCAATTGTTTTAACTATAGTTCTTGTGTTTTGAATGTTGGGTCCGAGTATGCCTTTTGAAAATCTAAACTCAAAGTGCGCACTTCACTTTCGTGGTCTCTAGCTCAATACTTGCTTTTAAGACAGTAGGTAAGCTAAAAGAAAGCCAATTGCCCCATTGTGCAGGACTGCAGAATGGAGGAGCAAGAGAACATCGAGGGAGAAATGTTACTCGTTCGGGCAGAACTTGATGATATCCAAGGTTACCACTATAAGCAATAATCATGCGTATTTTGCAATTTGTACTATCTCTTGATCTGTAAACATTCATCAGATGAGATTAAAAGATTAACTCTTCTATGCAATACATAGATAGTAATGGGATGCAAGGGTTTCTAGCTCATCATATCTAGTTTTGAAGTGCACTCGAATTAAATTGTCATGAGCACAACAAGTTCATAGTTCTTTGGGCGTTAGGTTGACCCTTTTGCTCACTGATTAGGGCCCTGTTTGAGATAAGACCGTTGACTGTTGTCTACTTTATTATagggataaattaattattttgagaataaacttaataaacaTCTTAGAACAAGTGATCTGAGAAATGCAgaagaatttttttgacaaaacatAATTTTCGAAGTGTGGAGCAAATAATCCGGTGCATAATCTGAAAAGAACAGGGCCATATATCACAAGTACTAATTgttaaaaactatatttacTTTCATACAAATAACACCAAAACCACATCCCTTGTTAGTCTTTAACCTCAAACTGAGAAACAAAGCAACTATTCCTATATAAATAGGCTACTAATGTCAACAGTGGCCACCTTTTCTGGTGTGGTGGTAGTGCTCTTTTATTTCCTTATATTACAAATTATCCTTTTGACCACTTATTCATGCTTCTCAGGCCAAATCAAAGCATTACTTGATCGCCAAGAGGAGTTGTCCGAGCGCGAGTCACAGTTGAAAGCTCTGCGGGAAGTATCTAAAGCCTCCAGAGATGCAATAAATAATGCCCCTTCAGTTGCTCCGAAAGATTGGTCTGGGAGCTTCTTGTGGGATTCTCGGGCTGATGATATTCGATTCAATGTATTTGGTATCTCTTCCTACCGGCCGAATCAAAGAGAAGTAAGATTTAGTAGAActaatatgaataattttttgtttcttatttgGGAACTGTTTAACTTAGAAGAAATTCGAAGTCAGATCCATATAATCATTTCATTAAGCACATAAACCAGAGATCTGCTAGGTAGCAtgctattatttataattaaccCTTTTTGGATTATGTTCCTATCACGCTCCTCATTTTCCCCCATCTGTTCTCTTGGTAGTGTTGAGCCTGGGTTTACATACCACAACTTGTTATAGTGAatgcattttctttcttttgcattGTTTTAAGCATTTTGCCCTTCCAGATAATCAATGCCATCATGAGTGGAAGAGATGTTCTGGTCATAATGGCTGCCGGTGGAGGGAAGAGCTTGTGCTATCAACTGCCAGCTGTACTTCATGATGGAATTACATTGGTCGTCAGTCCTTTGCTTTCCCTTATTCAAGACCAGGTATTTAAACATACAAAGTCATAGTTCTCACGGCATTTTCCGAGCCAGCATGTAGGGAAAAGGACACCATGAGTATTAGTAGGAGAGAGATAGGAGTAACACTATTAACCTCTGTGTTGTCAAAGCTTTATCCCTCCAGTCTCTAGCAATCCTTTGTATGCTCTCCTCGATCTGTCTGTACCTATAATcctttttatttaagaaaaaaagggcTCAACAAAGGAGCATACACATAGGTTTGCAGTTACAATTTGAAACCAAAAGCAACAAGTAAGAGAAAACAACTAGAACTATTCATTCCTAGTTATTTCCCATTGGCTAATGACTATAATCTCCATTTTGATGCTCATCCACAGTTCTTTGGTGCCAATACCCTAAAATAGCCCTCATGTCCATGTGCCATCACCCTCATAGGCTTGTGTTTGTTCTCCTGGCCTTCTACAATGCTTCTAGCTGGATGTCAACGTCAACACAAACTCCAGATCCAGCTATTCAAGCTCTATTGGACTTCTTCTGTTACTTCTATGCTGTGCTTTGCTGTTTTGTTCTATTATCTTCTTCTCACTTCCATCTCTCTGGTTCTCTTCCGCTCGTCACTCTCtgtttatctttctttttaagtTTAGTGTCTTCTCTCTGCCCTTTTGCTATTCCATTCTTCTGTGCTTCTATATGCATATATTCTGTGTTTGTCATCCAGGAAATGTCTATGCACCTGTCTGGTCGGTTTGGTGACATGGTGTTGTCTAGCCTGCCATGTATACATGAGACATTTTTTCCCTATATATGACAATTCACattatttgatttgttctGTTCAGGTCATGGGACTAGCAGCTTTAGGTATACTAGCATACATGTTAGCTTCAATTACCACCAAGGAAGTCGAGAAGTTCGTCTACAAGGCACTTGATAAGGGTGAAGGGGAACTGAAGATATTTGTACGTGACACCTGAAAAGATATCTAGAAGTAAAAGGTTCATGTTTAAGCTTGAGAAGTGCCATAATGCAGGGCGTCTTTCTCTCATTGCAATTGATGTAAGTTGTGTACCACACAGTAAAGCACATTTATGTTCCTTAAGGTTCGATGATGTGCTTGTATGCGCTTTTAGTTACTCTCAATCTCTCTAAGAATATTGTTGCACTTTTTGAGTATTTGcctatttaaatattaaccTGTCCCtcttaaactataaaaaaaatgatctgctaaaaagaaaacaagaaggCTTGTTGCCATTATGTACTACCTGCTCAAATAGAATACCTCACACAAAATGTTTATTatgattgattttttgttcACTGTTCACATTTTGTAAGTTcgtattgtttttattatgtttctcATCATCTTATGATATTATCAAGTGTGTGCATAGCTAGTTGACATGATGTTTTAACCCTAAGCACATAAGTATATCTAGAGGTTTTTATTATCATTGCAATTAAGTGTTATCATGCAGGAGGCACACTGCTGTAGTCAATGGGGCCATGATTTTCGTCCAGATTACAAGAATCTTGGCATTTTGAATTGTCCAGTTTCCCAGTGTTCCTATGATAGCTTTAACTGTGAGTTGTTCAAATAATATCATGTTTACAATAattgaattttaactttaatgtGAAATAAGGCCTTCTTTTTTGCAGGCAACTGCGACAAGTAAAGTGCAAATTGATTTGATAGAGATGCTTCATATCCCTAGATGTGTCAAGTTTGTCAGCACAATTAACAGGCCCAACCTTCTCTATAAAGTATGCCTTTCTCAATttcaatcaagaaaaaaaatccatccatACAAGGATTTTGCCAAATTAATATCACAACTTTTTCCAACACTACCATCTTTACCTTTGAGTTagagatatgtcatttttGCCCTTatttctcccctcccctccccttcaaTTTCCTATCCTTTACCTGATAttgagctgctgctgccagaTTGAGCTGCAACTGTTATTGGGACAAGGTGATCTTGAAAGGTGGCTTCAGGAAGTTGCTGGCACCATTGGAGCTCATGCTATCCTGGGAACAAGGAAATCGACTCCCACATGAGGCCAATATCAAGTCATAACTGCCGCCATTTTGCGCCACCGTTGTTGAAAGGGTCAAGGGAGTCAGCGCTGCATCTAGACTTCCGCTTTACCGCTAGTGGGGGTGGACACAAAGCTTGAAGCCCATGGCTCGGATCGGCTCGTATGAAGCTCGGCTTGGATCGTCTCTAACTCATAATCTTAATGAGTCGAGCTGAGCTGGGCTTTTAGCTCATGAGCTTAACGAGTCAGCGCGCGAGCTCGTTAGTACCAAAgatcactatttttttatatatttagaaattattaatatatatgataaaatgataaatttataaattatagggATAGGTTAAATGAGATTTAGCTTGTTAATGAGCCTAACAAGCTTAACGAGCCAACTCGTGAGCTGAGCCGAGCTAGACTTTTAGCTTGTTAATGTTAACGAGTTGAGTCGAGatggctcgttaagataactaGCCAAAATGAGCAAGACTTAATgggccgagctggctcgttttCCACACCTAACCGCCAAATACAAGGAAATTGCATTGCTGCAGCTGCATTTGAAGGTCACTCGTTGAAGCTGAGTAGCCGCTGCAGCTTGAGCTTTGCACCCAGTCCGCCACCAGATCTCCATACCACTGCCTAGGATGAGATAGCCAATGCCAGAAGATCCATGTTATGGCCTACTTCTTTAATTTTATGGTATTCTTTGaacaaaaaatgaagagaATATTTAACTAGTCTTGTACTGCCTTCTAATGTACTTTTGCCATGCAGGTATGTGAGAAATCACCAGTTGGAAAGGTCGTCATTGATGAGATTGCGAATTTTATAAGTGAATCGTACCCGAATAATGAATCTGGGATTGTGTACTGCTTTTCTAGGAAGGAATGTGAACAGGTTAGAATAGTGACTGATGAATGCTTcagtttcttttatttgctgacgtggcagaATTCAGTTAGACAATCCAACACTTATTTGTGTTTTACATTCTTTCAAATGTTGCACTATCTATCAGTTCATGCAGATCTGATTCGTTAGGTGCTAAGTTTAATGAATGTTACCTGGGGTCAAGAATGGATAGATTAGAAAGTAGAAACATATTTGGTTTAAATGTAGAAGGTGGCTTGTGCTGGAAAGAATTGAtgacacagagagagagaggggggggggtctAAGCTTATCTGCATACGCCTCCGTGTAGAGAGTAAGTAATCTTGGAGATCTTGGAGATAGATTATTCGTTTGGGTTGGTTGCTTGCCATGTGCCTGATTTGCTTCCCCTATTGGGACACATGCTCCTGACAAGTTTTcactatgattagccatacggTAGTTCACTCTcgatctaaatattaaagctTCTTTCAAATGTGCTAGTACTTCAGTCTAGGTAATGAAGAAACACACTGCTTGCTCAACTACTGTATAATTCTGTGCTTTTACTGATGAATAGGTCGCAAAAGAATTGTGCGAAAGGGGCATTTTGGCAGACTATTATCATGCAGATATGGATGTTATTGCTCGTGAGAATGTTCATATGCGGTATGcctttttttcatcttatccttccttgttatttttagatgaactTTATTGGGTGTTATATATTCATAAGCAACATACTAATTAACAAGGTTGAGTTGTCTCTTCTAGAGGGTGTTTTTTCGCACATTTGTATAGTTCCCTATGTATACCTCTTAGCCCAATTGGCCCAAAGTATTATAAGTCCATTATCTCAatcatggtatcagagcccaTGGTCATCAGCTGTCACCGCCACTGCTGAACTGTCTTGTGTGAGTGCCACCACCGGCAGCTGCTCTGCTTGTGCTGCCTCAACTCCCTCCTCTGAGTTTTTGCCTTCACACAACACCTCCTCTGCTCGTTGCACTATCGCCCTGCGTGGCCATCGCCCTGGTGCTCATGCTCAGTGGAAGCATTATCATATTCTTGAGGCCGCTTGTGCCCTCATGATCTCTTGACATCTATCGCCTCACTTTTGGGCCGAGGCTTTCTCCACAGCTGTTTTTCTTA is part of the Oryza brachyantha chromosome 11, ObraRS2, whole genome shotgun sequence genome and encodes:
- the LOC102709609 gene encoding LOW QUALITY PROTEIN: ATP-dependent DNA helicase Q-like 2 (The sequence of the model RefSeq protein was modified relative to this genomic sequence to represent the inferred CDS: inserted 1 base in 1 codon; deleted 2 bases in 2 codons), whose protein sequence is MEEQENIEGEMLLVRAELDDIQGQIKALLDRQEELSERESQLKALREVSKASRDAINNAPSVAPKDWSGSFLWDSRADDIRFNVFGISSYRPNQREIINAIMSGRDVLVIMAAGGGKSLCYQLPAVLHDGITLVVSPLLSLIQDQVMGLAALGILAYMLASITTKEVEKFVYKALDKGEGELKILYVTPEKISRSKRFMFKLEKCHNAGRLSLIAIDEAHCCSQWGHDFRPDYKNLGILNVQFPSVPMIALTATATSKVQIDLIEMLHIPRCVKFVSTINRPNLLYKVCEKSPVGKVVIDEIANFISESYPNNESGIVYCFSRKECEQVAKELCERGILADYYHADMDVIARENVHMRWSKSKLQVIVGTVAFGMGINKSDVRFVIHHSLSKSMETYYQESGRAGRDGLPSECVLYYRPSDVPRQSSMVFYENCGLHNLYDRVRYCQSKRSCRRXAFFRHFGEVAQDCNGMCDNCASSIELKDIDATHHSKIIVSLLHDIQLNDQRATLLQLVDKFKARWKELGGSHEYVDLKKAGIEQLVVQLILDRVL